The following coding sequences lie in one Aquabacterium sp. A3 genomic window:
- a CDS encoding type II toxin-antitoxin system ParD family antitoxin, producing MGMNVNLTPQLEDWVRAKVSSGMYTSASEVVREALRLMQEQDQLREAKLEELRRDIRRGLESGPSQDWNATELKAAARARRKPTTGAA from the coding sequence ATGGGAATGAACGTCAACCTGACACCGCAGCTTGAGGACTGGGTACGTGCCAAAGTCAGTTCTGGGATGTACACGTCTGCCAGCGAAGTAGTCAGAGAGGCGCTACGCCTCATGCAGGAACAGGATCAATTGCGCGAGGCCAAGCTTGAAGAACTGCGCAGAGACATACGCCGCGGGCTTGAAAGTGGACCAAGTCAAGATTGGAACGCCACTGAGCTCAAAGCTGCTGCCCGCGCAAGGCGCAAGCCGACCACAGGCGCCGCCTGA
- a CDS encoding addiction module protein — MNARVDQLFDEARLLDPVKRSMLALALLDSIEGDPVDEQAVEQAWIAEAHRRLDLIVAGSLTTIPWEEAKARIRAL; from the coding sequence ATGAATGCACGCGTTGATCAATTGTTTGACGAGGCTAGGCTGCTAGACCCCGTGAAGCGCTCGATGTTGGCGCTTGCCTTGCTGGACAGCATTGAGGGCGATCCTGTGGACGAGCAGGCTGTTGAGCAAGCATGGATCGCTGAGGCACATCGTCGCCTGGACTTGATCGTTGCAGGGTCTTTGACGACTATTCCTTGGGAAGAAGCCAAGGCTCGGATCAGGGCCCTGTGA